In a genomic window of Pelotomaculum thermopropionicum SI:
- a CDS encoding predicted ATPase — translation MPLKLNELIDSTEKLGVVGSPSSTSKLALDILGAAVTRKLVGELALFRFIQDSSPHFALGQITEVQLRNVWHEDPTMRSLIRQRGKVDAVSERQDTHLGQLVVSAVFKQGGLAGYEPSILGTVPSTGTPIHIVTDEILEEILSPYKEQIFYLGHVYGSQPKLPLWFKHFDRGPDGAGEAYHLGIFGKTGSGKSVLAKMILLAYCRYPRMALLVIDPQGEFSKDMRPGGAGGEFPLPVGDLARKLGKRCFVITVKSLILDRWELFEQILYESLFFERLTIPKGENRELACSVLAEKLQKAKVKLADLYTRQSFAKAWDFLKDDKVQKNFYRSETPRARFNNTIEESDADEFYREYWLPVAELFREDREKARSVEKALSWLLKADEENRPILVVNLSKEQTSGIFWNDKIQSLVIKRVLDGLTQTAEHFYQEGQSLNTLVVIDEAHRLAPREIPKEDDAARAVRNVLVDAARTTRKYGLGWLFISQTLSSLHSEILQQLRIFFFGFGLGLGQEFQSLRQLVGSSGTALDLYQLFRDPHSAFDVASRQYSFMTIGPVSPLSFSGSPLFFNAFNTVSAFLKANALET, via the coding sequence ATGCCGCTAAAACTGAATGAGTTAATCGATTCGACAGAAAAACTGGGAGTAGTGGGTTCTCCTTCTTCGACTTCGAAACTGGCCTTAGACATTCTGGGAGCCGCCGTTACGCGCAAGCTGGTCGGGGAGTTGGCGCTTTTCCGGTTTATCCAGGATTCGTCTCCTCATTTTGCTTTGGGCCAGATTACGGAAGTGCAACTCCGGAATGTATGGCACGAAGATCCCACAATGCGGAGCCTGATCCGGCAGCGGGGAAAAGTGGACGCCGTTAGCGAACGGCAGGATACCCATTTAGGCCAGTTAGTCGTTAGCGCCGTTTTTAAACAAGGTGGGCTTGCCGGATACGAGCCGAGCATTTTAGGGACGGTTCCGTCCACCGGGACACCTATTCACATTGTAACTGATGAGATTTTAGAAGAAATTCTCAGCCCCTATAAAGAACAAATTTTTTACCTGGGGCACGTTTACGGCTCCCAACCCAAATTGCCGCTTTGGTTCAAGCACTTCGACCGCGGCCCCGACGGCGCCGGGGAAGCTTACCATTTGGGTATATTCGGAAAGACCGGTTCGGGTAAATCCGTATTGGCGAAAATGATTCTCCTGGCTTACTGCCGTTACCCTCGGATGGCCCTGCTGGTAATTGATCCGCAGGGGGAATTTTCAAAAGATATGCGGCCGGGGGGCGCCGGCGGCGAATTTCCTTTGCCGGTCGGCGACCTCGCCAGAAAGCTGGGCAAACGCTGTTTCGTGATAACGGTAAAGAGTTTAATTTTAGACCGGTGGGAACTTTTTGAGCAGATCCTTTACGAATCTTTATTTTTTGAACGCCTCACCATTCCCAAGGGGGAAAACCGGGAACTGGCCTGTAGTGTTCTAGCCGAGAAGCTTCAGAAGGCAAAGGTTAAGCTGGCCGATCTTTACACCCGGCAATCGTTTGCCAAAGCCTGGGATTTTTTAAAAGACGACAAGGTGCAAAAAAATTTTTACCGTAGTGAAACGCCGCGGGCACGGTTTAACAATACCATTGAAGAATCTGATGCGGATGAGTTTTACCGGGAATACTGGCTGCCGGTAGCAGAACTATTTAGAGAGGACAGGGAAAAGGCGAGAAGCGTTGAGAAAGCCTTAAGCTGGCTGCTCAAGGCGGACGAAGAAAACCGGCCGATTCTGGTAGTTAATCTTTCTAAAGAACAAACCAGCGGCATATTCTGGAACGATAAAATCCAGTCCCTGGTCATCAAGCGCGTCCTCGATGGGCTGACCCAGACGGCGGAACATTTTTACCAGGAGGGGCAAAGTTTAAACACTCTGGTGGTGATTGATGAAGCCCACCGCCTTGCCCCGCGCGAGATTCCGAAAGAAGACGACGCCGCCCGGGCAGTGCGGAATGTGCTGGTGGACGCTGCCCGCACCACCCGGAAATACGGCCTGGGCTGGCTTTTTATCAGTCAAACCCTGTCCAGCCTGCATAGTGAGATTCTGCAGCAATTGCGGATATTTTTCTTCGGTTTCGGCCTTGGCCTTGGTCAGGAATTCCAGTCGCTGAGGCAATTGGTAGGTTCGTCCGGGACGGCCCTGGATCTTTACCAGTTGTTTCGCGACCCGCACTCCGCCTTCGATGTTGCCAGCCGGCAATATTCGTTTATGACTATTGGGCCCGTGAGCCCGCTGTCGTTTTCCGGCAGTCCTTTGTTTTTCAACGCTTTTAATACAGTCAGCGCTTTTTTGAAAGCGAATGCTTTAGAAACTTAA
- a CDS encoding hypothetical protein (containing PinR, site-specific recombinases, DNA invertase Pin homologs (COG1961)), which produces MSNTVACYIRVSTDEQAEQGISIPAQKSRLLAFCRSQGWNIYGFYIDDGYSGKDLDRPAMRRLIGDTGAKKFDTVLVLKLDRLSRRQKDVLFLLEDVFEPGGVGFKSVTESFDTTTPFGKAALGMMAVFAQLERETIVERVRMAKKESAKQGRFMGGPAPYGYRHNFETKRLEVDEVQAGTVRWIYDRYLSGAPNYRHIAEELEHTGVPGPTNEKWNKAFVRKILTNPVYAGLIRHRENLYPGRHDPIVSPEKWQEVQKLIKSRGAVRAAAAVHTGLLSGIIWCGECGARMRVKNVWQNHPNTNPKKVTRYYVCYSQDRAGGHMVRNPTCRCGYKHGGAVEEQVLRELFCYSYDRRLLRRALEEALAAADNRAFLRELAQARKDLAATEKKLERWYDAFEKGALEGDQLTERVKGLHQRKAYLRGQIAEMESRLKEGKERQTSVEEMMGILQDFPRIWENATAEERREIVVNTVKAVKVYSNNRVEVDFNL; this is translated from the coding sequence ATGTCCAACACCGTGGCCTGCTACATCCGCGTTTCCACCGACGAACAGGCCGAGCAGGGCATTTCCATACCGGCCCAAAAATCCCGCCTGCTGGCCTTCTGCCGGTCGCAGGGCTGGAATATATACGGTTTCTATATAGACGACGGCTACAGCGGCAAGGACCTCGACCGGCCGGCCATGCGGCGGCTGATCGGCGACACCGGCGCAAAAAAATTCGACACCGTGCTGGTGCTGAAACTCGACCGCCTCTCGCGGCGCCAGAAAGACGTGCTCTTCCTCCTGGAGGACGTCTTCGAGCCCGGCGGCGTGGGGTTTAAGTCGGTCACGGAAAGCTTCGACACCACCACCCCCTTCGGCAAGGCCGCCCTGGGCATGATGGCCGTTTTCGCCCAGCTGGAGCGGGAAACCATTGTGGAGCGGGTGCGCATGGCCAAAAAGGAAAGCGCAAAACAGGGGCGGTTTATGGGCGGGCCGGCGCCCTACGGCTACCGCCACAACTTTGAAACAAAGCGCCTGGAGGTAGACGAGGTCCAGGCCGGGACGGTAAGGTGGATTTACGACCGGTACCTGTCAGGGGCACCCAACTACCGGCATATTGCTGAAGAACTGGAGCACACGGGCGTACCCGGCCCTACAAATGAGAAGTGGAACAAGGCATTCGTGCGAAAAATTCTGACCAACCCGGTTTACGCCGGCCTGATCAGGCACAGGGAAAACCTCTATCCAGGCAGGCACGACCCCATCGTCAGTCCGGAAAAGTGGCAGGAGGTGCAAAAGCTAATCAAAAGCAGGGGGGCCGTCCGGGCGGCAGCGGCGGTGCACACCGGCCTGCTTTCCGGAATCATCTGGTGCGGCGAGTGCGGCGCCAGGATGCGGGTGAAAAACGTGTGGCAGAACCACCCCAATACCAACCCCAAAAAAGTCACCCGCTACTACGTTTGCTACAGCCAGGACCGGGCCGGCGGCCATATGGTGAGAAATCCAACCTGCCGCTGCGGCTATAAACACGGCGGCGCCGTAGAGGAACAGGTGCTCCGGGAGCTGTTTTGCTACAGCTACGACCGGCGCCTGCTCCGCCGGGCTTTAGAGGAGGCTCTGGCGGCCGCCGATAACAGGGCTTTCCTGAGAGAATTGGCACAGGCCCGCAAGGACCTGGCCGCCACAGAAAAAAAACTGGAAAGATGGTATGATGCCTTCGAGAAGGGGGCCCTGGAGGGGGACCAGTTGACGGAAAGGGTGAAAGGCTTGCACCAGAGAAAGGCCTACCTTCGGGGGCAAATTGCTGAAATGGAATCCCGGCTTAAGGAAGGAAAGGAGCGGCAGACGAGCGTTGAGGAAATGATGGGAATTTTACAGGACTTCCCCCGCATCTGGGAAAACGCTACCGCCGAAGAGCGCCGGGAGATAGTCGTCAACACGGTAAAGGCGGTTAAAGTGTACAGCAACAACAGGGTCGAGGTGGACTTCAACTTATAG
- a CDS encoding predicted transcriptional regulator, which produces MFSKKIFAKRLSFLITKNKLSKQAVANAINVSRPAVSQFANGENLPSVEKLIALADFFDVSLDYLVGRSDDPRRH; this is translated from the coding sequence ATGTTTTCAAAAAAAATTTTCGCGAAAAGGTTAAGCTTCCTTATTACCAAAAATAAACTATCCAAACAGGCGGTAGCTAACGCCATTAATGTAAGCCGTCCGGCCGTGAGCCAATTTGCAAATGGAGAAAACCTTCCATCTGTTGAAAAGCTAATAGCCCTGGCCGACTTTTTCGACGTATCCCTTGACTACCTGGTGGGACGTTCCGACGATCCCCGCCGCCATTAA